Within Falco cherrug isolate bFalChe1 chromosome 12, bFalChe1.pri, whole genome shotgun sequence, the genomic segment TCCCCTACTCCGCCGTCGTTTCCGGCGGGCGGGTGTCGGCCGGTGAGTCACGGCCTGCAGCAGCGCTATATAACCGGGCGGGCGCCTCCCTGGCAGCGTTAAGGGCTTCTCAGCGACGAGTACCCGCAGAGCCTGAGCCACAccagccgcagccccgccgggaCATGCTCCTCCCCTGCGCCCTGGTGGCCGCGCTCCTGGCTACCGGCCACGCTGGTGAGTCCCGGCCCCTCACGGCAGGCGCGGGCCGATCGCGGGTGGATCGCGATCCAAACCGTGCGCGGGGAGTGCTGTTCCCTGCTTTTCAGCCGTGGGATGGATTAATTCTAgttttttaactgctttgtaTTATCTTGCCATTTCTCAAATCCCTGACGTACGGTACAAAGGATGTCAGGCCTCTGCTGGCCTGTGTGACATAACCTGACCCTTCAGAGGGGCTGTATTGCTGTCGGGAAATAGAGACAAATTCTTTCACCTTTACTAATTGCTGTTACCTGTAGTAGCCCAAAGGCTGGTGTGAATGGATGCTCACACTCAGCCTTCCTGCTAAGCACTGCACTTCAGGGCATCGTCTGCCTAAGTTAGGGAAGTCGGCGCGGTGAGAGGAGCGGCCAGGCCGTGTAGCTGTGCGGGATCCCAGCCGTGCGAGATCCCAACCGCAGCATCTGGTTTTCTCGTTCTAGCCAACCCTTGCTGCTCCAACCCCTGTCAGAACAGGGGCGTGTGCATGACAACAGGACTGGATCAGTACGAATGTGACTGCACGAGGACAGGATATTATGGGGAAAACTGTACAACACGTAAGTATCCCGAATTCTCTGATTTACCTGAAAAGAGATTTAATTCCAGGATTGCAGATTATACTTAATAGCTAATTTACACCATCTTTCCATCAATGCTTACAGCGGAATTCTTCACGTGGCTGAGGCTAACATTGAAACCTTTGCCGAATACTGTCCACTACATCCTCACCCACTTCAAAGGAGCCTGGAATATCATCAATGACATTCCATTCTTAAGAGATGCTATTATGAGATATGTATTAACATGTAAGTATGAGTTCTCTCTTCTAGTCCTCTTAACTGGCAGAAGTTACTTGTAGGACTCCAGGATACTGCACTTGATTGGTCTGTATATAAAGTTAACAACCGAAATTGCACTAAGATTTGAAACGTTCTAACCAAAACTTAAGACTTCTGCATGGTGCAGGCTTGTATGAAAcattctttgaaatgaaaatggggTTTGCTCTAATCTCTGATAGAAGCCAGGATTTTGCCAGCGTAAATGCAGCACCAAATTGCTTGTGTTAATAGTTGGGTCCAGCTGACAATCCAGGACCCACTCCTGTCATTCAGTAATGGTAATCCCATTTAACATCAGTAGCTGATACCTGTAGAATTTGTTAATGCAACTGCTGCCAAAGTATGGAAAAGATCTGGCCCTGTGACCTATTTTTTGAGACCAAAATGTACAGTTTAAAgaatcaaatacttttttttttttttttacagcgAGATCACACTTGATTGACAGTCCACCAACTTACAATAGTGATTATAGTTACAAAAGCTGGGAAGCTTATTCCAATCTTTCCTATTACACAAGAAGCCTTCCACCAGTAGGACTTGACTGCCCAACACCCATGGGTGTTAAAGGTAAGGAATAAATGAGATGTGTAATGTTTGCTTCTAGGAATGTCTACTTATCCTCTTAGAAAATACTGTGAGACCTGCTTgtctatactttttttttttagtgtagtTGACTTTAAGAATAGCCAAGTTTTGGATACACTGTAAGACCTAAAAGATAACTATTGTGGTTCTCACTATTGAGTTACATGCTAGAAACGGAATTCAGAAGTTcctaacaaaattaaaaaagtgaGATAGAAAAGCAGATAATTGCCCTTTATTTGTATGCTACTGACCTTCAATAATATATTGAAAGTCTTAAGCCTTTTTGTTGGCAACCAAACTAAGTATTGAAAACTATGTTTATGCTTGAATATCTCACTGCTTTCTCTTGCAGGTAAGAAAGAGCTTCCAGATTCGAAAGTGATTGTGGAGAAGtttttgctgaggaaaaaattTATTCCTGACCCACAAGGCACAAATGTGATGTTCACATTCTTTGCCCAACACTTCACTCATCAGTTCTTTAAGACTGACCACAAGAAAGGACCTGGCTTCACCAAAGCTCTCGGCCATGGGGTATGATCATACCTTTAACTTGAACACAGCACTTACATTCTAGCTGCTCAGTAGCTTCTAAGAACTATCTTGCAGGTTGTGAGGGTACACAAATACCAGTACATGTTTTGGTGCACACAAAAATTTGTCACAAACTAGTGGGCTTACCCCTTCTGCAACTTCTCCTGAGGAAAAATTCCAGCTCTTGATAGCATCTCTTCCTGGGTCAGAACTGCTTGTGCAAAGCATGTGGTGCAGTTTAAAATATCTGCACAGTGATCTCTGacttctttattattattcccAAGAACCTGCTCTCACCTGAAGCATGTTTGATTTGGTGAGTGTCCAGAACTTCTCTGGACTCTTTCTATCAGTTGCAAGGAGTGGCATCCAGCTCTGCAAAATATCTTGTGTGCTGCTAGTCAAAGAGACTTAGTTTAACAAGAGTTTTGAAAGCAGACTTTGATTTAGGATCTTCACCTAAAAGACAGGCAGCCTTTGGACAAAGAGTTGTTCAATACAAATGTAATATGTAGGTCTAAAACAAAGCTATAAAATacgtatgtgtgtatataccaAGAGCTGTCTGCATAATAGAAAGCTGCTGACACTTTAAACAGAGTCCTTGTAAATTGACTGGCAATTCAACAAATTGCTGTTATGTGGAGATGGCTCCAGTTGCCAGGAAATAGTTTGGCTTCACATTAAATATTGTGCATGATATTATAAGGTAACAATAGTATATTTAAAAGGTAAACATCTAAGGGGTGAACTCCTATTGGCATCCATAGAAGTGGGATGTATCCTTAAATAGCAAAAGATGTGGGTTGGCTTCATGttacaaatgcttttgttttatagGTTGACTTGAATCATATTTACGGAGAGACTCTGGAGAGACAACTTAAACTGAGACTTCTAAAAGATGGAAAGCTAAAATACCAGGTATGTCTTATCTCAAAATTCCTGCTGCCTTATTGGATGACATGCACTTCCTAAACTAGCGTTCTGTGCATGGTGTAGTCGATCTAAAATGTAAGCCTAAAGTTGGCACTAACAGAGTCAAGACAGCTTAACTCATAAACATCATAGCTTAAGACTctctctttgttctttcttcctccctggcAGATGATTGATGGAGAAATGTATCCACCAACAGTGAAGGACACTCAGGCAGAGATGATCTACCCTCCTCACGTACCTGAACACTTGCAGTTTTCTGTCGGGCAGGAGGTGTTTGGTTTGGTCCCGGGCTTGATGATGTATGCTACAATATGGCTGAGGGAACACAACCGGGTCTGTGACATCCTGAAACAGGAGCATCCAGAGTGGGATGATGAGCAGCTGTTCCAAACTACTAGACTCATACTGATAGGTGAGTGTCACATCTACATGCAACTCTAACCTTCTTGAGTGACACTTCTAGCCGTTATCTGCTGCAGTTGGTGTAGTTAAGATGGAAATCTATTAAATGGGTGTGTGAGGGCATACATCTGAGCCTCTGTGACCTGTCACTGGGATTGTATTGGATACAGCTTCCTCCCAGCAATGTTAAAGACAGAACTGAATAAAACTGAGCTAAGTGATGCTTAATTCCCTtatcaaagggaaaaagaactgggaaaaagcAGGAAGTTAAGGTTCCTTCTCAGAGAAGGCATGTGAGGCTAGGTGACCTCAGACTGTCAGAtcttgtggggttttgtttgtggtggttggtttttgggttgttttttttttctcccctgggGTTGGGTTGGTTCAGGTATGCTTCAAAAGAAAGGCTGTGATTAAATCTGAAGTTAAGGAAGTTATGTAAAATGTAATTCTGCATACTTCTGTTTAATTCAGTGGTATTTCATCTTATATAAACGACAATGTACACTAAGCTTGGAAAGATCTTGTCCAAACTGACTGAAACAGTAAACCCAGACAACTGTATTAAGCAGCTCAGAAGCTGAGAGGTACTTTCACATATCAACTTTCTTCATTATCCCATACCTCTCGCCTAGAAAGTGTTGTGTAACTGAACATGATGTAGATACTGATGTGTGCTGTTCTGTGGAACGTACAAAGAAGTCTGTCTTGTGGAGGGGGCAGGGAAGCAGGCTACAGAAAACACTTTGGCTGTGGTAGAGAAAACTCTTGGGATCTCAAGTACTGTTCCACCCCTTAGTCACATAAAATGTATGAATTACTTTCTAGACACTATTACAGAACAATTGAAGTGTTTATCCTGATCACTCTAGTATTTTTTTAGAACAGTTCAGAAATGGTATTTTCTCTCAGAGCAGGATAACCACCTAAAGCTTTTCAGGGAAGCACTGCAAACattcttttctgtgttattgACCAACAGGAGAAACAATCAAGATTGTTATTGAGGACTATGTGCAGCACTTGAGTGGCTACCACTTCAAACTCAAGTTTGATCCTGAACTGCTGTTCAACCAGCGATTTCAATACCAGAACCGAATTGCAGCCGAATTCAATACTCTCTACCACTGGCACCCGCTTCTGCCTGACACTTTCCAGATACATGACCAGGAATACACTTTCCAGCAGTTCCTCTACAACAACTCTATAATGCTGGAACATGGCCTTTCCCATATGGTGAAGTCTTTCTCCAAGCAAAGTGCTGGCAGGGTAGGTACTTTCTCAAGCTCCTAGTGAACCAACAGACATATACTTCCAACTTTCTCCTGACTTACTAGGAGATCTTACTACTTTTAATCTTTATTAATAGGTTGCTGGTGGGAGAAATGTTCCTGCTGCAGTACAGAAAGTAGCAAAGGCTTCAATTGACCAAAGCAGACAAATGAGATACCAGAGCTTGAATGAGTACAGGAAACACTTCATGCTGAAACCGTTCAAATCATTTGAAGAACTTACAGGTAACAGTTTTCATCCTTCCTGACAAACAAGGGCCCTTCTATTAAATGGCTAACAGTCCTGCAGTGCTATTACTGGACTTGAAAAGGACAGTCTCGCAATGAAAATAGGGTTTTTCCACTTACCGCTTTTATTCATCAATaattacaggagaaaaagaaatggcagcTGAACTGGAAGAGCTTTATGGAGACATTGATGCTATGGAGCTGTACCCAGGTCTTCTCGTAGAAAAGCCACGACCAGGTGCCATCTTCGGTGAAACAATGGTGGAGATCGGAGCACCATTCTCTCTGAAAGGACTGATGGGAAATGCTATCTGCTCCCCTGAGTACTGGAAACCTAGCACCTTCGGTGGGAAAGTGGGCTTCGAAATAATCAATACTGCCTCCTTACAGAAGCTCGTCTGCAACAACGTGAAAGGCTGCCCTTTCACTGCTTTCCACACCTTAAATCCTGAACCCACAGAGGCAACTATTAATGTTAGTACCTCAAAAAGAGCAATGGAAGATATCAACCCCACACTACTACTGAAAGAGCGCTCTACTGAGTTGTAAAAAtccacttatttatttaactATATAACTTATTCTATTTATGGCTTAAAagtgtttaaaaccaaaaaaccacagaaacttGATTATCTTCATTGTGGGGGTTATCCTAGATTCCTTACTTAGGTAAGGCTTCCACTTACAAAAGgggttttctgtgtttgagCTCTACAGTGGTGAATCCCTTGTTTAAAGTCTTCTGTAACAGAACTATGTATTCCAAAGTGGACAAAGGttccaactttttttaaaatgttgttttaataCTTGACAAAGGGTGTTGGTGGTGCGTTTcggggggtttttttgtcttttcacttGATAGATCACTTAACACTACAAAAGCAAACTATTGCCTCGGCAACTTTCTTAAACTTGAAAAATGGGCCATTGAACTAAAAGTACAGGAAAAATTTGACTTAATGAAAACTACTAGAAAAGGTTATGAATTCGGTATGAGCACTCCAAGACTAATGAAAATACCTATACTTGAGACTCACCTATTTATGTAAAGTCAGAGAATGCATTGCACTTACAGTTTATACTACCTCTCCTTCATTGCAAATAAGGCACTTTGTATAGTAACttatatgtttgtttttatgtgTAAATCTGCTTTCATGTGGCATTAtacctttttaatttaattatttaaagaaaatggaactTCTCTTGGATCCTACTTGTTTTTGAAGCGTATGTCACAAGTATTATTTGTGTACAAGGGTGATAATAAGGTACTGAGCTTAGAAATAACTGATTCTCAGGCTGCAATACAAGGCTGTTTTATATTTTGATACAGATGTTTTATTGTGCAAGTTTGGGGAGGTCTTAAACTTAGTCCGAAGTACTGGTATTCTTTTCATAGCTGTAGTTCTCTGGTCTACTtgataatataattttaatctTATTTAATGGACAGTTTAGCTTTAGTTAAAGATGTGGCTGTTGTATACATGCTTTGGGTACACAAAGCTAGATTATTGGGGAATAATGAAAACTGGGAAGCAGTGTAAATGCACGGCAGAGACATTAATACAGAAGACCAGGACTTGAAGCTAGTTTATGTCTGTGCACAGAAGCCATACTCATGACTTAGTTCTATTTATTGGGGGGAGGAGGGATAATCGGGACAATGTTTTGCTTATAACTTATAAACAGAGGCATTTTAAGTGGCTTCAGCTTAATTAAAACTGGCTAGCTAGCACAAAATCTCCTAGATGTAATTGTTCTGGTCAGCACTAAAATATCTATTCTCATGTGGACACATAAGAAGTTGCACGGGATCTTGTACCAGCACTTCAGACTTGCATATAAgggtatctttttttaatttctagagAGGAAATATAGAAGATGATCTTCCCATAAAAACAGCTGGGGAACTataggtaaaaagaaaaagtcacttCAGACTGGAATAGAGCAGCAACCTGGTATTCTGTGCCCCTGCCCAAAATTGCTTGACTACTTGTGGAAAAGGACTTGAGTTTTATGTTTCATCTGACTCTCAAACACTTGTAAAGGCTATGGCAGTAGTATAGTTTGACTGtgacttctgtttctgttgatTTGTTTAGAGACAATGATTACCTTATACTGTGTAAGTTTGTAATTGTTAGTGAAGAGCTGAATCAAGATCTCCTGTCGCAGTCAGTACCAGTGAATGATTTGAGGTGGTCTTTGGTATGAGTGCTTCGGGAGAAATAAgggcatttgttttcttttttgctgtttgaagcacacagaagggaaaaaacttCACTAACCTCGCATTAAAAGGTGGATGGTACTGTATGTGCTAATAAGTGAACCCTGCTTGGGCACTTGTCAAACATGTGACTGTCATTCAGACCCATCTTTGGAACACACTTCTTCAGAGCACCCTTCTACCGTGAACAAGGAAAAGTGTTTGGCTTTCAGTCAAAGGGAGACAAGTCTAGACAGGTCTCTATTTTGGGGTAGGAAAAGAGGAATTCCTCAGACCGTGTCATTTGAGTTATATTACAAGCTGCCTCGTAAATGAATCATGTTCACTGCATTTTGTACTCTGCAGCCACATTTCAACAGTCACTTATCTGTGACCCAAcctgctgggtttggctgggttCAAGTTGCTCATGATAAGTATGTATGAgactatttatttaaaattctgtgaattgtttttcactttatttttgtaggacaagaatgtttttaaaatgcaattgtttatataaataatttgaaaacattaCCTGTATGGGCTCATTTGCTTGTGATTTTGTTCAGCAATATTTAGTATGAAACTATTCTTTTTATCTCATTTCTCCGTTTAATCTCAAGTGGGAATTCCAAGGGATTACTAACAGCATTAAATTCTCTCATCTCTCAAACCCAAGGTGCCTGTATGGTTATTCCTGCCACCCCGCCCTTCCTTGTTCACCAGTGAAAAGGGTTTTCACCACAACGTGCCTAGGGCAGCCAGCTGGTAGCCGCTCCAGTACAGAGGCCAGCAGTGCTCTAGAGGGGCGAGTGCGGTACTGGAGTGCTGCAGCCCCGCGTTGGGGTAACCACGGGCCCTTCACCTCTGTTCAGAGTGCTGACTGTCCCAAGCCAGAGCAGGCCATAGGCCTTTCCCTTCAAGCTTGCCGTGCTCCAGAAGGGGAAGCTGCTCTGGGGTGTGGGCAACCACTGGGGAAGGTCTTTGCACTTGAGCATGTTTTCAGCAGTGGTGGCTTGTCCCTGTTGTCAGACAGCGAACTGAAGCTGTTGCAGCCACTTCTTCATTGCCTGCCTTCTCTCTGCACAAAGGTCCTGCTTTGTTACCGTTGCCACCGTTAGCAGCTAACCTTCTGCAAAGTAACAAGCTGGAAAGATGGGCAGTGGGGCTAGGACAAGAGCAGTGGTGTGCTTAATAAAAAGAGACAGGGCTTGTATGAAATGGTGCAACATGTTCCTTTCCTATGAAGAGCACCTCTGAGGACACCGACACCTGTCTCTTCCCTACAATTTTCATCTCTGATAAGCAGTGAGGGGAAGCTATAAAGGAGACAACCAAGAGGATCACGTACCTAGTACT encodes:
- the PTGS2 gene encoding prostaglandin G/H synthase 2; translated protein: MLLPCALVAALLATGHAANPCCSNPCQNRGVCMTTGLDQYECDCTRTGYYGENCTTPEFFTWLRLTLKPLPNTVHYILTHFKGAWNIINDIPFLRDAIMRYVLTSRSHLIDSPPTYNSDYSYKSWEAYSNLSYYTRSLPPVGLDCPTPMGVKGKKELPDSKVIVEKFLLRKKFIPDPQGTNVMFTFFAQHFTHQFFKTDHKKGPGFTKALGHGVDLNHIYGETLERQLKLRLLKDGKLKYQMIDGEMYPPTVKDTQAEMIYPPHVPEHLQFSVGQEVFGLVPGLMMYATIWLREHNRVCDILKQEHPEWDDEQLFQTTRLILIGETIKIVIEDYVQHLSGYHFKLKFDPELLFNQRFQYQNRIAAEFNTLYHWHPLLPDTFQIHDQEYTFQQFLYNNSIMLEHGLSHMVKSFSKQSAGRVAGGRNVPAAVQKVAKASIDQSRQMRYQSLNEYRKHFMLKPFKSFEELTGEKEMAAELEELYGDIDAMELYPGLLVEKPRPGAIFGETMVEIGAPFSLKGLMGNAICSPEYWKPSTFGGKVGFEIINTASLQKLVCNNVKGCPFTAFHTLNPEPTEATINVSTSKRAMEDINPTLLLKERSTEL